The DNA region GTTCGTGCGCCACCACGAGGAGATTGCCGCCGACCTCGAGCCGGTGCGCCTGGATCCCTGGCACGCCCAGATCACCGAATGGCGGCAGAAGCATCCGTTGGGCTTTGCCCAGGACAGCGAGGTCATCAAGCCCCAGTTCGTGGTCCAGAAGCTCCACGAGCTCACCCGCGGCGAGGCGATCATCACCACCGAGGTGGGGCAGAACCAGATGTGGGCGGCCCAGTTCTACCTGTTCGACAAGCCCCGGCACTTCATGACCTCCGGCGGCCTGGGGGTGATGGGCTACGGCTTTCCGGCCGCCATCGGCGCCCAGCTCGCGGCACCGGACCGGGTGGTCATCGACATCGCCGGTGACGGCTCCCTGCAGATGAACATCCAGGAGCTGGCCACCGCGGTCCAGAACCGGGCGCCGGTGAAGATCGCCCTTCTGAACAACAACTATCTGGGCATGGTCCGCCAGTGGCAGGAGCTCTTCTACGGCAAGCGGTACTCCCAGACCGATCTGTCGGTAGCGCCGGACTTCTGCGCCCTGGCCCGGGCGTACGGGGCGGTGGGGCTCCGGGCCACCAAGCCCAGCGAGGTGGAGCCGGTCATCCGGGAGGCCCTGGCCACGGACAACGTGGTCATCATGGACTTCGTCATCTCCCGGGAGGAGGGGGTTTACCCCATGGTGCCGGCCGGCAAGGCCACCACCGAGATGCTGCTCGTGTAGATAGCCAAAGAGGACAGGGCATGCGACACACGATATCCGTTCTGCTGCAGAACAAGCCCGGGGTGCTCTCCCGGGTGACCGGCCTTTTTTCCGGTCGTGGGTTCAACATCGAAAGCCTGTGCGTTGCCGAGACGGTGGATCCCGAGATCTCCTGCCTCACCCTGGTCTCCACCGGGGACGACCAGATCATCGAGCAGATCACCAAGCAGCTCCACAAGCTCATCGATGTCATCAAGGTGACCGATGTCACCGAGGGTGAGTATGTGGAGCGGGAGATGGCCCTCATCCGGGTCAAGGCCGAATCCCATACCCGGGCCGAGGTCCTGCGGGTGATCGACATCTTCCGGGGCAAGGTGGTGGACGTAAGCCCCCGGAGCTATGCCGTGGAGATCACCGGCTCCAAGTCCAAGATGCAGGCGGTCATCGATATCCTGCGGCCCATCGGCATCCAGGAGATCGTGCGCACCGGCGTCATCGCCATGCCCCGGGCCAAGAAGACCTGAAAGGATCCGGGCGGGCGAGGCGACGGGAGACGGCGGCATTTTCGATGGTTGCGCCCCAGGTGCCGGTAGCCCGGGAGGGCTATCCCTTCATCGGCTTTGCCGCCTTCGCCACGGTGGTGGCCGCCCTGGTCGGCCACGAGCTGCTGGCGTGGGGCGGGGTGGCGGTCACCGGCTTTGTCCTCTTCTTCTTCCGGGATCCGGAGCGGGTGGGGCCGGAGGCGGTGGATGCCCTGGTGGCACCGGCGGACGGCCAGGTGATCGCCATCGACCAGCTCTACGACGAGCGCTACCTCGGGGACCACGCCTACCGGGTCAGCATCTTCATGAACCTGTTCAGCGTCCACGTCAACCGGATACCCTTTGCCGGGCGGGTGACGGGGGTGCGCTACCGGCCTGGCGCCTTTCTGGCCGCGGATGCCGGCCGCGCCGCCCTGGCGAACGAGTCCTGTGCCACCTTGCTCGCCACCGCCGGGGGGCGCCAGCTGGCCGTGGTGCAGATCGCCGGCCTGGTGGCCAGGCGGATCGTCTGCTGGTGCCGCAAGGGCGACCAGGTGGAGCGGGGCCAGCGGTTTGGGCTCATCCGCTTCGGCTCCCGGGTCGACCTCTACCTGCCCCTCCAGACGCAGCTGGCGGTGGAGGTGGGCCAGCAGGTGCGGGCCGGCGAGACCCTCCTGGGCCATCTGTCCTGATGGCCGCGTCCGGCCGCTCTGCGTCCCGTGGCCTCCCGCCGCCAGCGCTTGCAAGCCGCGGCTTTTCTTTCCGAGGGAACATGCTATAGTAGGTAGCTTGCTGGGCCGGCCCCCAGCCCAGCCGCAGCTCCCTCCGGGGGACGAGGCCAGGGCTTATGGCCGTGCCGGTGCACCGCCTGCCGGTTCCGGGCGATCCCGGGGCCAAGGCCTGCCGCCTCACCCTGCCGCCAAGGAGGCCTGACCATGCGCTACCGCCGCCGTCCGAAGAGCAATGTCCCGCCGCGCAAGGGCTTCTTCCTGCTGCCATCCCTGTTCACCACCGCCAGCCTGCTCTCCGGCTTCTTCGCCATTGTGGCGGCAATCCGTGGTGATTTCCACGAGGCGGCCCTGGCCATCCTGGTCTCCGGGGTCTTCGACGGCCTGGACGGCCGGATTGCCCGCCTGACCAACACCACCAGCAAGTTCGGCATGGAGTACGACTCCCTGTGCGACCTGGTGGCCTTCGGCGTCGCCCCGGCCATCCTCGCCTATCTCTGGGCCCTGGCCCCGTATGGCCGCTTCGGCTGGCTGGCCGCCTTCCTCTACGTGGCCACCACCGCCCTGCGCCTGGCCCGCTTCAACACCCTGCCGCCGGCGACCGACGGCTCGTTTCTGGGCCTGCCCTGCCCCGCCGCCGCCGGCACCGTGGCCACCTCGGTGCTGTTCTGCGGCTTTCTGGGCAAAGGCGGCGCCGTGCAGAACATCCTGGTCCTGGCCATGGTCTATTTCCTGTCCTATTTCATGGTCAGCACCTTCCGGTACCTGAGCTTCAAGAACCAGGCCGCCCAGGGCAAGAAGCCCTTCCCGGTGCTGGTGGCGATGGTGCTCATCGTCATGGTGCTGGCCACCGAGCCCCAGGTGACCCTGTTTGGCCTTGCCGCCCTCTACGTGCTGTCCGGGCCGGCCCTCGCCATCTACCACTGGCTGGCCCACGGCAAAGACGAGCCGGCCGGGACGCTTACGATCGGCGAATCCAAGGGAGGGAGCCATGGCTAGCGACAGGATCATCATCTTCGATACCACCCTGCGGGACGGCGAGCAGTCGCCCGGGGCCAGCATGAACATGCAGGAGAAGCTGCGGCTGGCCCAGCAGCTGGAAAGGCTTAACGTGGACGTCATCGAGGCCGGCTTTCCGGTGGCCTCGGCCGGGGATTTCGCCTGCGTCAAGGCCATCGCCGACGGGGTGCGGGGGGTGCAGGTGGCGGCCCTGGCCCGGGCGAGCGAAAAGGATATCGACCGCGCCTGGGAGGCCCTGGCCGGTGCCGCGGCGCCGCGCATCCACACCTTCCTGGCCACCTCGGACATCCACCTGCGCCACAAGCTCAAGAAGAGCCGGGAGGAGGTCTTGGCCATGGCCCAGGCGGCGGTGCGCCACGCCGCCCGCTACACGAGCAATGTCGAGTTCTCCGCCGAGGACGCCTCCCGGAGTGATCTCGACTTCGTCTGCCAGGTCTTTGCCGCTGTCATCGAGGCCGGGGCCACCACCCTCAATTTCCCGGACACCACCGGCTACGCCATGCCGGCGGAATTCGGCGCCAAGATCGGCTACCTCATGGAGCACGTGCCCAACATCCACCGGGCAGTGCTGTCGGTCCACTGCCACAACGACCTGGGCCTGGCGGTGGCCAACTCCCTGGCCGCGGTGGCGGCGGGGGCCCGCCAGGTGGAGTGCACGGTGAACGGCATCGGCGAGCGGGCCGGCAACACCGCCCTGGAAGAGGTGGTGATGGCCATCCGCACCCGGGCGGATCTGTGGCCGGTGCACACCGGGATCGCCACCGAGCACATCTACCCCACCAGCCGGATGGTGACCACCATCACCGGCCTGGTGGTGCAGCCCAACAAGGCGGTGGTGGGCGCCAACGCCTTTGCCCACGAGTCCGGCATCCACCAGGACGGGGTCCTGAAGGAGCGCACAACCTACGAGATCATGAACCCGGCCGACATCGGGCTCACCAAGGGCAGCCTGGTTTTGGGCAAGCATTCCGGCCGCCACGCCCTGAAAGACCGTACCCGGGAGCTGGGCTACCGCCTCACCGACGAGGAGGTGGACCGGGTGTTCGTGCGCTTCAAGGACCTGGCGGACAAGAAGAAGGAG from Thermodesulfobacteriota bacterium includes:
- the ilvN gene encoding acetolactate synthase small subunit; translation: MRHTISVLLQNKPGVLSRVTGLFSGRGFNIESLCVAETVDPEISCLTLVSTGDDQIIEQITKQLHKLIDVIKVTDVTEGEYVEREMALIRVKAESHTRAEVLRVIDIFRGKVVDVSPRSYAVEITGSKSKMQAVIDILRPIGIQEIVRTGVIAMPRAKKT
- a CDS encoding phosphatidylserine decarboxylase family protein, whose translation is MVAPQVPVAREGYPFIGFAAFATVVAALVGHELLAWGGVAVTGFVLFFFRDPERVGPEAVDALVAPADGQVIAIDQLYDERYLGDHAYRVSIFMNLFSVHVNRIPFAGRVTGVRYRPGAFLAADAGRAALANESCATLLATAGGRQLAVVQIAGLVARRIVCWCRKGDQVERGQRFGLIRFGSRVDLYLPLQTQLAVEVGQQVRAGETLLGHLS
- the pssA gene encoding CDP-diacylglycerol--serine O-phosphatidyltransferase; protein product: MRYRRRPKSNVPPRKGFFLLPSLFTTASLLSGFFAIVAAIRGDFHEAALAILVSGVFDGLDGRIARLTNTTSKFGMEYDSLCDLVAFGVAPAILAYLWALAPYGRFGWLAAFLYVATTALRLARFNTLPPATDGSFLGLPCPAAAGTVATSVLFCGFLGKGGAVQNILVLAMVYFLSYFMVSTFRYLSFKNQAAQGKKPFPVLVAMVLIVMVLATEPQVTLFGLAALYVLSGPALAIYHWLAHGKDEPAGTLTIGESKGGSHG
- a CDS encoding 2-isopropylmalate synthase — translated: MASDRIIIFDTTLRDGEQSPGASMNMQEKLRLAQQLERLNVDVIEAGFPVASAGDFACVKAIADGVRGVQVAALARASEKDIDRAWEALAGAAAPRIHTFLATSDIHLRHKLKKSREEVLAMAQAAVRHAARYTSNVEFSAEDASRSDLDFVCQVFAAVIEAGATTLNFPDTTGYAMPAEFGAKIGYLMEHVPNIHRAVLSVHCHNDLGLAVANSLAAVAAGARQVECTVNGIGERAGNTALEEVVMAIRTRADLWPVHTGIATEHIYPTSRMVTTITGLVVQPNKAVVGANAFAHESGIHQDGVLKERTTYEIMNPADIGLTKGSLVLGKHSGRHALKDRTRELGYRLTDEEVDRVFVRFKDLADKKKEMFDEDLEAILMDEVFRIPDTYRLLSLGVMSGSGVLPTAAVCLEVGGQEHRASAIGVGPIDAAFRAIAEITATASRLLFFSVSSITGGTDAQGEVTVRLALDGRSVIGQGSDPDIITAAAKAYLNGLNRMEYLKREMNRSLVSL